In Mesorhizobium sp. J428, the genomic window GGTTGCCCTGATGCGGCGGATAAAGAAGGCGCTCGATCCGAAGGGAATTCTGAACCCCGGCAAGGTCTTCGACATCTAGGCAGGAACCCGCAGGACACTCGTCGGTATCGCCTGCCTCCGACGTCTTGCCGCGATGCTTTCCCACGCAGGTCAGACGATCGTTGAATTGTCTGCCTCGATCGAGATGCTGCTGGACAATCTCTCAAGGTCGTCAGCGATTGCTGACGCGGCCGATTTCAGAACCGGCGCGTAGCGGGCGCAGGCTTCCTGTTCGGAGGAAAAGGCCGAGGTGAAGTAGGTCAGACCAAGGCTCGCCAGGACTTTCCCCGATTTGCTGATTATCGGGACAGCGATTGTGTTGGAATTGCGCGGCTCGACGAGCGAGGAGCGCGTCGCGTAGCCGTTCGCGCGCACCTTTCGCACCAGTCGCGCCAGTTCCGCCGGATGGTGGCTGAGTGCGTTCTCCGGATCGTCGGATCGACGCAGCACATCGGTGATGAGTTCGGCGTCCTCGCCCTCGAGAAATGCGAAATAGGCCAGACCCATACCACGAGTCAAAAGGTTCAGGCGCCGGTTGACCGTGCTGTGGAACGGTGACACCGGACTGTCCGGCACTGTGCTGAAGCGGATGATCACACCGTCATAGTCCGGCAGGGCGATGGCTGTAGGCCACTTGTGCTTGCGTGTGATGGCGACCGCCCAGGCGCGGCCGGCTTCCACCACCAGGGGCCCCTTGTGGAAGCCGGAGCTGAGCGACGTGACCAGCGCGCTTACCCTGTAGCCGCCCTCCCTGGCGTCATTCTCGACATAGCCGGCGTCCTCCAGCGTTTTGAGGATTCGCACGAGGGTCGGCTTCGGCAGCTTCGTGCGCGCATGCAACTGCGCAATCGTGTTGATCGGCTGAAGGTTCAACTCCTGCAGCACGTTCATAGCTCGTTCGATGGCGCGGATGCCCACGGCTTCTTCTCCCGGCTGACCCATTCCGTTCTACGGAACGGCAGGGACTACCGGTTGAGGCGGTGTACCGTCAATCTTTATGCCCTTCGCGGCAGAGAAAAGGATGAATGACATGGCTGCGAATGATCAGGCAAAGCGAAATCGCGAGGAGGTCAGAACGCTGGTCGCGACTGTCGACGACGCACGCGCGGCCCGGCTCCTCAAGGGAGCGCTCGACCTTCATGTCCATTCCGGCCCGTCGACCATGCCGCGCCAGGTCGACCACTTAGAGGCCGCGCAGGAGGCCGCGGAAGCAGGCATGCGAGCCGTTCTCTTCAAGGATCATCACTACTCTGTGGCGCCCTTCGTCCCCCTGCTCGATCGAGTGCTCGCCCGGCCGGACTTCGCCATGTTCAGCGGGCTGGTGCTCAACAATTCCACCGGCGGGTTCAACCCCTATGTGGTCGATGCACAGCTCAAGATGGGCGCGAAGCTGATCTGGATGCCGACCGCACAGGCGGCCAATCACGTTCGCAGCGCACATCGCAAGACGCGGCTCGCCTCCAACGTACAGCTGAAGCCCTCCCCCCTGCTCAGCCCGCTCGACCCGCTCGGCAATGTGCTCGACGAGGTCAAGCAGATCCTCGATTCGATCGCCGAGTTCGATGCGATCCTGTCGTCCGGCCATCTCCATGTCTGGGAGATCTGGAAGCTCTTTGACGAGGCGCGCTCCCGCGGCGTCAAGCGGCTGCTGATCAACCACCCTAGTACGGGCTCCACTTCAGCTACGAAGACATCAGCGACCTCGCGCGCCTTGGTGCTGTGGTCGAGCAGTCGGCTGGCCTCTACATAGACTCCCGCTTCAACACCTATTCGCCGCAGGAACTGAAGGAGCACATCGAGGCCGCCGGCGTCGAACACTCCTCGATCGGCTCTGACCTTGGCCAGGTAGACAATCCAACCCCAGTCGAAGGCATGCGCCAGGCAATCAAGCTCTGCCTCGCGCTTGGTTTCAGCGACGACGACGTGCGCATGATGGTCGCCACCAATCCGGCTAGACTGGTCGGGCTCGACGGCTGAGCAACATGCGTGTGATTGAGATCGCCAAGCCGGGCGGGCCGGAGGTCCTTCGTCTCGTCGAGCGAGAGATTCCGCAACCGGGCGCAGGCGAGGTGCTCATCCGGGTCGTGGCCGCCGGCGTCAACCGGCCCGACGTCCAGCAGCGCCGTGGCCTATATCCGGCGCCGCCCGGCGCCACCGATATCCCGGGCCTCGATGTGGCCGGCATCGTTCATGCGACCGGCCCCGGGGTTGACGATCTTGAAGTCGGCAACTCCGTCTGCGCCTTGGTCAATGGCGGCGGCTATGCCGAGTTCTGCATGGTGCCTGCAGTACAGTGCATGCCGGTGCCGCGTGGCATGAGTTTCGTCCAGGCAGCGTCTCTTCCGGAGGTTTTCTTCACAGCCTGGAACAACATCGTCTGGCTCGCCCGGCTCGGGCGCGGCGAGACATTGCTTGTCCATGGCGGCACCAGCGGCGTCGGCATGGCAGCCATCCAGATCGCCCGACAGCTTTTCGATGCGCGCGTCCTCGCGACCGCCGGCAGCGAGGAGAAGCGCGCCGTGTGCCGCGACATTGGCACGGAAGCCGCCTTTGACTACAGGGGCGAATGGGATATCGGCATCCGAAAGCATCTGTCGGGATCGGGCGTCGACATCATTCTCGACGGACAGGCCGGCCCGGCAACCCAGCGCCAACTCGACCTCCTCAACGAAGACGGTCGGCTGGTCTTCATCGCCAGCCACCAGGGCGAGTTCGCGCAGATCAACATGCGCCAACTTGTTCGCCGCAGGCTGACCGTGACGGGCTCGACGCTCAGGCCGCGGCCGGCAGACTACAAGGGCCGACTCGCGCGCGAACTGGTCGCACATGTCTGGCCCTTGCTGGAAAACGGACGGATCACGACGCGCATCCATGCGGCCGTGCCCTTCGAAGATGTCCGAGCTGCGCACACAATACTCGATGAGAACATGCAGATCGGAAAGGTCGTGCTGGTGGTCGACCCCGATCTCTCCGGCAGCGTGCCTGTTCGGCGGGACGCTGCCTGACCCCGTGTGGCGCAGCCGGGCGGCGTTCCGCCCGGCCAACCTTATCATTGGCCGGGCATCGGATAATCGGCCTCATTCAAAACCCAGCCCGGCTTCAGCGAGAAATCCATCCGCGGCGGCGCGAAGATGTCGACGAGTTGGTTGACGCCCTCGCCTTCTGCGGTCGTCGTATGGATCGATGGCGGCGGGATGACGCAAATCGAAGGTGACTCGCAGAACAGGTGTTCGTCCTCGCGCCAGGCGTTCATGTTGGTCGTCCACGGCCAGCGAAGATGATGGGTGAACGAGCCGCTCAGCGCCAGCGAACATTGCTCGAAATCGTCGTGATGGTGCGGCGAGACCTTGTCGCGAGCGCGTGGGCCTATCCGCGGCGTCAGATAGTTGATCATGAAGGTCGCACAACGGTAGATGCGCCCGAAGCGCGACGGATCCTCCGGCACATCCAGCGTATACCACCTCACCCTGAAACCGCCAGGAGGCTCGGGCCAGGGCTGAAAGCTCGGCACGTTGGGATGCGTCCCGCGAAAGGACTCGGCGTTGGATGCCGCGTCGGCCATGTCCTGCGACTTTGGCGTGAACAGCCTGACCAAAGTCCCGCCTGTCAGCATGCGAATCGAACTTTTCCCTGGCGGCACGAAGGCCACCGAATACCCTGGCACGAAAGTTGTGCCGTCGGCGGTGATGATTTCCACGCGAGTCTCTGCATCCGGCACGATCACGGCATACTCGTCGGGCTGGTCTGTGCGAGCAAAGACGCCACCTTCGGCAGCTTGGCTATAGGCGACGACGAAGTTCTGGCCGCGACTGATCCAGGTCTTGCCGTTTGCGTCGTTCTGTTGCGGCGCCGTCTCGTAGAAGAGCGCCAGTTCCGACCCGAAGAAGCTCTCGTGCATTCGCACTGGCGTCGGCTGGGCACTGCTGGCCAGGGTGGATCGCGGGTCGCTACGGTCGTACATGGTTGCCTCCTTCTGGTATGTCTTGCGGCTTGCACATGGAAGCGTCAGGCCGGCTTTGGTGCCTGCTTTTTCAGACCGAGAATGTCCCGCGCCTCGCCGGCCGTGGCGATGCGGCCGCCGAGGTCACGAACCATTCGAACAGCCTTCGCAACGAGCGCCGCATTGCTTTCAGCGAGCACGCCCTTCTCGAGATAGATGTTGTCTTCAAGCCCGACGCGCACATGGCCACCGAGCAGCCAGCTCTGCGCCAGCATGGGAAATTCCCAGCGGCCTACGCCGAACGCGCTCCACGGCGCCGCAGGCGGTAGAAGCGACTTCTATGCATAAGCGTTTCCGGGGACGCGATCGCGCCGTAGCGGACGCCAAGCACGATCTGGAACAGCGTCGACGGATCCAACCTCCCCTGTTGGATGAAGTGGTTGCCCAACTGGATGTCACCGCTGTCGAACACCTCCAGCTCCGGCTTCACGCCCGCCTCGGTGATGAGTTCGGCCATGATCGCGAGATTGGCCGGTGTGTTGATGACGACCGAACTGCCCGAATACATCGTGTTCAGATCGAGGCTGCACAGCTCCGGCCGCAGCGACCTAACGTGTGCCACCCGGGGCTCGGGCCGCATCAGCGTGGTTCCCGGCGCGGCGACGCTGGGATCGGCCTCGCTCGGCACGAAGCGCTGGCCGGGCCCCGTGGTCAGGTTGATCACCATGTCCTCGTCCGCGGCGCGCAGACGCTCCACCACCTCGCGGTAGTGCGCCAGATCCATGCTCGGGCGCCCGTCCGGATGACGAACATGGATATGGACGATCGCAGCCCCGGCGCGGGCAGCACCGATGCACGCATCGGCGATCTGCTCCGGCGTGACCGGCAGATACGGTGTCTGCTCCGGCGTCGTGATATTGCCGGTGACGGCACAACTGATGATGGTCGGATTTGCCAAGGAGACGGCTTTCTCTGCGTGTGAATGCTGACGGGCGCATGCGTGGCGCCTTGCTCGCACCCGTGTCCCCGCAAGGGCAACGCCGACGCGTCGGCGTTTCGCGTCGGGAAACGGGGAAGACGCGTTCCGACCTGCGAAATGACCCCTGTTCGGGGACCATTGATACCCACGCAGCCGATAGAAGGGGCCGTTCAGTTGGAAACGCTATGATCGAAAACCGCCCCGCCTTCACGACATTCCGTGAAAGACTCGTGACCAGGAAACGGCTGCTTGGGACGTTCCTCAAGCTGCCGACGACGCAGGTGATCGAGATCCTCGGGACTCTCGGCTATGACTTCGTCATCATCGACCAGGAGCATGCCGCGCTCGACCGCAACATTACGGACCTGATGATCTTCGCCGCGCGCGCCGCCAATATCGCGCCGATCGTCCGGATACCGGAATTCACCGAATCCCTTATCCTGAGCGCACTGGATTCGGGCGCCATGGGAATCATGGTTCCACACGTGACCTCGATCGAGAAGGCACAAGCAATCGCGCGCAGCGCCCGGGCATAAGGGTGGCAGCCGTGGCTTTGCCGGGCTCACCCGCGCCGGCCGATGGGGCAGTGTGGGTGCGGTCGCCCATATGGCTGCGCAGGATTCGCAGGTGGCAGTGATCGCGATGATAGAGGATCAGGACGCCGCACCCGCGGCTGGCGACATCGCGCGGGTTGACGGTATCGACGCGCTCTTCATCGGGCGCGGCGATCTCACTGCGTCCTTTGGCGACGATCCGCAGGCAGGACCAAAGGTGGCGGAAATCAGCCGGCGCGTCGCCGCGGCGGCACGGGAAGCACACGTCCCACTGATGATGTTGCCCACCGGGCGATCCGATTTCGAGTTTGCCACGGGACTTGGGGCAACGGCTCTGGCCTTTTCCAGCGATCATGGCTTTATCCGTTCCGCAGCCGCGGCCGTCATCAAGGATTATGCCGGCTGACGCCGGGACAGATGCACAGGGAAGAGGCGCGCCGCCATGCAAGGTGGCACGAGACACCGGGCGGACCGGTGAGGCGCCGGGAGGAATGCAATCGATGGCAGCTATCGAAGTTTCCGCGCTCGCCGTGCCGCGCACGGTCTTGGTAACAGGTGGCAGCGGTGGTATCGGCCGGGCCGTGTCGGCCCGTCTGGCGAAACTGGGATCCCGGGTGGCGGTCGGCTACCACAGCCGGAGCGACGCCGCTGAGGAGGTCGTATCCAGCCTGCACGGAGACGGGCACATCGCCATCCGCATCTCGATCGAGGATCCTGCGTCGATCGCACACGCAAAGGCGTTGCTCGAGGAACGCTATGGATATCTGGACGCATTGGTGAATTCGGGTGGCGCTACGACGCCGGTTTCGGCCAACGATCTGGATGCGCTGACCGATGAGATCTTCGACCGCGCGGTTTTGCTCAATCTGCGAGGACCGTTTGCAGTGATCCGGGCAATGCGTCCACTGCTTGAACGCGGTGAGAACGCCGCCATCGTCAACATCTCGTCCATCGCGGCGCGCACCGGTGTCGGCAGCAGCCTCGCCTATCTCGCCGCGAAAGGTGGTCTCGACTCGCTTACTGTCGCGCTCGCGAAGGTGTTGGCGCCCAAGGTGCGCGTCTTTTCGGTATCGCCGGCCGGAGTGGACACGGACTTCGTACCCAACCGGACCCGCGAGCAGCTCGAACGGACGGCGGAGAAGTTTCCGCTTCGCCGAGTCACTGTCCCGGACGATGTCGCTCGGGCAGTGGCAGCGTGTATCGTCAGTCTCACGAGCTCGACCGGGATCATCGTCCCCGTAGATGAGGGACGTCACCTCTAGGGCCGTCGGTATCGGGCGAACGCGAGACCCCTGGTGGTAGGCTGACGAATTGGAAAGCGAAAGTAAGGGAGGAGAATGCCGATGACGATCATGTACCGGAAGACTGCCCGGCACCTGCCTCTCTTTGTCGGGCGCGATGCACCGCCAGCACGGGGGCTACTCCGGTGAAGGCAAATCAGGACGTTACCCTCGGGATCTTCTTCGCGGTGGTCGGTATCGTCGCCGGCGCGATCGCGCTTAGCTATCCGATTGGCACGCCGAGCCGCATGGGGCCGGGCTTCTTTCCGGTGATCATTGCCGTTCTGCTGACGCTGACCGGCGGCGCCGTCCTTCTCCGTGCCCGCCGTGCAGGCTCCCTATCCATCGAGTCGGTAACCTGGCGGCCCGTTGTCCTCGTCCCGATGATGGTGGTCCTATTCGCCGTTCTGATCGAACCTTTGGGCCTGCCGCTCGCGATCTTCGTTCTGCTTGTCGGCACGGCCGCCTCGAGCGTGCAGTTCGAAATCAGGTGGAAGGCCGCGGCGGGTGCAGCCTTGTTCTCGGCTGTCTGCGCCATCGTATTCGTCAAGGTGCTCGGTCTGCCGATCCCTCTTGCAGGCAGCTGGCTGCCGTTTTCAGGCTGATCCAACACGCCGGGAGGGCACGATGGAT contains:
- a CDS encoding helix-turn-helix domain-containing protein, translated to MGIRAIERAMNVLQELNLQPINTIAQLHARTKLPKPTLVRILKTLEDAGYVENDAREGGYRVSALVTSLSSGFHKGPLVVEAGRAWAVAITRKHKWPTAIALPDYDGVIIRFSTVPDSPVSPFHSTVNRRLNLLTRGMGLAYFAFLEGEDAELITDVLRRSDDPENALSHHPAELARLVRKVRANGYATRSSLVEPRNSNTIAVPIISKSGKVLASLGLTYFTSAFSSEQEACARYAPVLKSAASAIADDLERLSSSISIEADNSTIV
- a CDS encoding DUF6282 family protein — translated: MAANDQAKRNREEVRTLVATVDDARAARLLKGALDLHVHSGPSTMPRQVDHLEAAQEAAEAGMRAVLFKDHHYSVAPFVPLLDRVLARPDFAMFSGLVLNNSTGGFNPYVVDAQLKMGAKLIWMPTAQAANHVRSAHRKTRLASNVQLKPSPLLSPLDPLGNVLDEVKQILDSIAEFDAILSSGHLHVWEIWKLFDEARSRGVKRLLINHPSTGSTSATKTSATSRALVLWSSSRLAST
- a CDS encoding NAD(P)H-quinone oxidoreductase, which gives rise to MRVIEIAKPGGPEVLRLVEREIPQPGAGEVLIRVVAAGVNRPDVQQRRGLYPAPPGATDIPGLDVAGIVHATGPGVDDLEVGNSVCALVNGGGYAEFCMVPAVQCMPVPRGMSFVQAASLPEVFFTAWNNIVWLARLGRGETLLVHGGTSGVGMAAIQIARQLFDARVLATAGSEEKRAVCRDIGTEAAFDYRGEWDIGIRKHLSGSGVDIILDGQAGPATQRQLDLLNEDGRLVFIASHQGEFAQINMRQLVRRRLTVTGSTLRPRPADYKGRLARELVAHVWPLLENGRITTRIHAAVPFEDVRAAHTILDENMQIGKVVLVVDPDLSGSVPVRRDAA
- a CDS encoding aldolase/citrate lyase family protein codes for the protein MTRKRLLGTFLKLPTTQVIEILGTLGYDFVIIDQEHAALDRNITDLMIFAARAANIAPIVRIPEFTESLILSALDSGAMGIMVPHVTSIEKAQAIARSARA
- a CDS encoding aldolase/citrate lyase family protein — translated: MAAQDSQVAVIAMIEDQDAAPAAGDIARVDGIDALFIGRGDLTASFGDDPQAGPKVAEISRRVAAAAREAHVPLMMLPTGRSDFEFATGLGATALAFSSDHGFIRSAAAAVIKDYAG
- a CDS encoding SDR family NAD(P)-dependent oxidoreductase, with the translated sequence MAAIEVSALAVPRTVLVTGGSGGIGRAVSARLAKLGSRVAVGYHSRSDAAEEVVSSLHGDGHIAIRISIEDPASIAHAKALLEERYGYLDALVNSGGATTPVSANDLDALTDEIFDRAVLLNLRGPFAVIRAMRPLLERGENAAIVNISSIAARTGVGSSLAYLAAKGGLDSLTVALAKVLAPKVRVFSVSPAGVDTDFVPNRTREQLERTAEKFPLRRVTVPDDVARAVAACIVSLTSSTGIIVPVDEGRHL
- a CDS encoding tripartite tricarboxylate transporter TctB family protein, with amino-acid sequence MKANQDVTLGIFFAVVGIVAGAIALSYPIGTPSRMGPGFFPVIIAVLLTLTGGAVLLRARRAGSLSIESVTWRPVVLVPMMVVLFAVLIEPLGLPLAIFVLLVGTAASSVQFEIRWKAAAGAALFSAVCAIVFVKVLGLPIPLAGSWLPFSG